The Spirochaetota bacterium genomic interval TTACGGCCCCCGCGTCGTCATCTCGATCTCCCTGCTCGTGGTGAGCCTTGCGATGATCCTGACGGGAATCGTCCCCTCGTTCGGCGCGGCCTGCGCCGGCCGCTTCCTTGCGGGCGTGGGCGGCGCGGGCGCGAACGTTCCCGCCATGGGCCTGGTCTCCGCGTGGTTCGGGGTGCGCAGGCGCGGACTTGCGGCCGGGATCGGCGTCGCGGGCTCGAGCTTCGCCCTCATCGTGACCGGCCCGCTCGTGCCGGCGATCGTGAGCGCATACGGGGCGGACGGCTGGCGCGTCAGTTGGTACGTGCTCGGGGCCCTGGGGCTTGTCGCGTGCGGGTTATGCACCGTCTTTCTCCGCAACCGGCCCTCGGAGATGGGGCTCGCCCCGCTCGGTGAACGCGAATCGGAAACCGCGAAACGCGGCGACGTGCGCGGCACCGCGGCCATGAACTGGGGACTCGTGTACAGGTCGCGCAGGCTCTGGCAGCTTTCAGCCATTTACTTTGCGTTCGGATTTTCCTATATCATCTATTCGACATTCTTTATCAGGCACCTTGTGCGGGAGGGCGCGTTCACCGCGGCCGGCGCGGGCGCGCTCTGGATGAAGATCGGCATCGTGTCGCTCGCCAGCGGCTTCGTCTGGGGAGGAATATCGGACCGCTTCGGAAGGCGCTTCGCGCTGGTGTGCGTGTTCACCCTGCAGGGGATTTCATTCGCCGTGTTGGGACTCGGCCATGACCTTGCGGCGGTCTACGTCTCCTCCGCCCTGTTCGCCCTCACCGCCTGGAGCGTTCCCGCGCTCATGGCCGCAATCGCCGGTGACGCGTTCGGTCCGCGGCTCGCCCCGGCGGCGCTGGGCCTCATGACGATCGTGTTCGGGATCGGGCAGGCCATGGGGCCCTGGTTCGCCGGCGCGATCGCGGACGCGATGAGCTCGTTTTCACTCGCATTCGTAATCGCCGGTGCTGTCGCGCTGGTGATGGGCGCGGGCGGTTCGATCGTACTGAGAGGGGACTGGAAACAGTAATCCCCCTGACGGTCTTGCCGACGGAACGGTTTTCCCTTCGACCGTGAAGATCTTCGAACAGACGCCCATCAGGGCGGAGAACGGCCTCGGGCGCAGATATTTCAACCGGCGAATCGTGCCGTCGGTCCACGGAGGGGAAGATGAAAAAGATCGAAAGGGTGTACCTGTCGGGCCTGGGCGCCGTGGGATGCGTCTACGCGTCGATGATCCATGACACGGGGAGCGCGCAACTTTCCGTGATTGCCGACGAGGACAGGATCAGCCGTTATACGCGAGACCGCATCACGATAAACGGGAAGGAGTACGGGTTCAACTTCATTCTTCCGGCCTCGGACAACCCTCCCGCCGATCTCATCCTGATCGCGGTCAAGCAGCACAACCTCGACGAATCAATTCGCGCGATAAAAAATTTCATCGGGACGGATACGATCATTCTTTCTCTTCTCAACGGCATCTCGAGCGAGGAGATTATCGGTCGTGCGTACGGCATGGATAAGATTCTCAGGGCGTTCGTACTCGGTACGGATTCGCTGCGGGAAGGCACCCGTGTCAGCTTTACGAATTCGGGGAAGATCGTCTTCGGGGCGGACAGGCTTATCGGTCCCAATTCGAAAATCGAATCCGTAAAGGACTTGTTCGACCGCACGGGCATCGCGCACACCGTTCCGGACGATATCGTGCGCGAGCAGTGGTGGAAGTTCATGATGAACGTGGGAATCAACCAGGTTTCGGCGATCCTCAGGGCCCCGTACGGGGTATTCCATTCTTCGGCGGAGGCGCAGGAGCTGCTCCGGATGGCGTCCATGGAGGTCCTGGCGATCGCGCACAAAAAGGGGGTCAACCTTGCTGCCGCCGACATCGCGAAACAGCTTGATATTCTCCGCACGCTATCACCGCAGGGAAAAACTTCGATGCTGCAGGACGTCGAGGCGGGAAGGAAGACCGAGGTGGAGATTTTTTCCGGCGCGGTGATGGCCCTGGGCAGGGAACTCGGCGTACCCACGCCGGTGAACGAAATTCTTTATAAAATGATCCGTACGCTCGAAGGGATCCCTACTGCATCTTCCTCACCCGCACCTCGGTACCCTTGCGGTCCTTCATGAGGGCCAGAAGCCTCGAGACATCCGTCTCTCCGTAGTGGTAGGGATAAAGGATCCCCGGTTTCAGCATGAGTGCCGCATCGGCGGCCATCTCGGGGGTCATCGTGTACGGGAGGTTCATGGGGATGAAGGCGATATCGACGCCCGCGAGCGCCTTCATCTCGGGGATATTCTCGGTGTCCCCCGCGACGTAGACGCGCTTTTTGCCG includes:
- a CDS encoding MFS transporter gives rise to the protein MVNTTRVSAPHYGIIVLALIVCAVFTALGLARFGYTSILPAMQEALDLTNTQTGELQTLNLLGYLLTVVFAGMLATRYGPRVVISISLLVVSLAMILTGIVPSFGAACAGRFLAGVGGAGANVPAMGLVSAWFGVRRRGLAAGIGVAGSSFALIVTGPLVPAIVSAYGADGWRVSWYVLGALGLVACGLCTVFLRNRPSEMGLAPLGERESETAKRGDVRGTAAMNWGLVYRSRRLWQLSAIYFAFGFSYIIYSTFFIRHLVREGAFTAAGAGALWMKIGIVSLASGFVWGGISDRFGRRFALVCVFTLQGISFAVLGLGHDLAAVYVSSALFALTAWSVPALMAAIAGDAFGPRLAPAALGLMTIVFGIGQAMGPWFAGAIADAMSSFSLAFVIAGAVALVMGAGGSIVLRGDWKQ
- a CDS encoding 2-dehydropantoate 2-reductase, which codes for MKKIERVYLSGLGAVGCVYASMIHDTGSAQLSVIADEDRISRYTRDRITINGKEYGFNFILPASDNPPADLILIAVKQHNLDESIRAIKNFIGTDTIILSLLNGISSEEIIGRAYGMDKILRAFVLGTDSLREGTRVSFTNSGKIVFGADRLIGPNSKIESVKDLFDRTGIAHTVPDDIVREQWWKFMMNVGINQVSAILRAPYGVFHSSAEAQELLRMASMEVLAIAHKKGVNLAAADIAKQLDILRTLSPQGKTSMLQDVEAGRKTEVEIFSGAVMALGRELGVPTPVNEILYKMIRTLEGIPTASSSPAPRYPCGPS